The genomic interval GCGCAAAGGCACTGGGCGGCAAAACTAGCCTAAGCCTGCTAAAGGGAAAGGTTCTTGTCACGATTAAGAAGAAGCTTGACGGCGATTCTAGGTTTGAGATCGAGACACCAACTGCCATTATGGGCGTTATGGGGACGCAGTTTACCGTTACGTATGAGAATAACGAGAGCTACTTGGGTGTATTTGAAGGCGCAGTAAAAACGAAGCATGGTCCAGGGCTAACGGATGAGACGACGGTTAATCCGAATGAACAGCTGCCACTGAATAAAGATGGGGCAGGAGTAAAGGAAAAGCTGAATTATCTCGATCTTCCGTTGGTCGGCCTGGAGCATTATCTTCTGCTGCTTCAAAAGGACGCCAAAGCGGATAAGGCATTAATTGAGCAAGTTAAAGCACTAATTGAAAAGAAAAAACAAGAGGCGGCGGCAGCTGCAGGCGGTAGTGGAGGTTCACAATCCAACTCTACTATTGTATATGAGGACAATGCGGGAACAGGCGGCAGCAGCGGTGGAGGCGGCAACCCAGTCGTGACGCCAACGCCAACGGCGTCACCAACGCCAACGGCGTCACCAACGCCAACGCCAACGCCAACGGCATCACCGACGCCAACGCCAACACCAACGCCAGAACCTGTGCCGCCAACGCTAGATTTAACGATGTTTTATAATCATTTAGAATTGTATATGAAAAATGATAAAACGTTTATTTTGCCATTTACGACAGCACTTGCTCTTAATGATTCTAGTGCAAATATCGTCAAATTTGAGGTGCGTCAGGATGACGCTGGTGAATTTGAAAGTCTAGATATCGTTGAGACGGTTGATATACATCCATCTGAACCTAATCAGCTGGTGATTAAATTAAAAGAAGCTGTGCAATACGGCTCTATAATTCGTATAACGGTCTATGAAAATAAATTAAAAAATTCGGAAACCAATGATGTGCAGACGAATGAACAAGTTACAGCAAGAGGAGAAATGGAACAAGGGTTTCAATTTATAAATAACAGTGAATACCCGCCAATTGAATTTATTTTAGGGAAAACCGATTACAACACAACTATATCCTTTAGAACTTTTGGTTATGGAATGCCTGAATGGCCTTCTGAGGGGAACTCCCCGTACATCAGAATAACTAGAGTTTGCCCAATTGAAGAAACGGAGGAGTGTTACCCGTTTTTTGAATATAACCTTAGCGGTGCCTTACTATTTAGCATGACTGGTCCTGATACGGCAATGGTTATGTTAAAAGGAAATTATTTTGCCAAAGGCAATTTACGGCCTGGAGCATATCGCTTAAGTATTTCTTTAATGAATGGCAGTAATGGTCAGGTTGAAAACTTTCTAGAGCTTGATATTACAGTACGGGTAGCTAATCCTCCGGAGGCTTTAACCTATGCGGCATTTATGGAGGATGAGTATACGTTAGTGCTTCCATTTACTACGGGCCTTGCTTTTGGGAATTATTTTCCAAAAGATGGTTTGATAATTTATAAATGCGACGCGGTAGAGCTTCCAGAGGGTAGAACATGTAGAAATGCGGAGCTGCCCCTCCTCAACATAACGGATATTGAGAGTGTTGCTGTTGACCAAGATAATCAAACGCAGCTCATTGTAAAGCTTAAAGATCCCATTGCATACAACTCAAATATTGATGTGTATGTAAAACCGAATGCTTGGAAGAACCCAGTTAATGGTGATTTTCAAGAAAACGAGCAGCATTTCTCTTTAGATAGCAAAGTAACTGCCTCTCCTAGATTCGTAGATTTTGAGAACAGACCCGCTATAGTGAAGGATAAGGAGCTTTTCATCTACACACACGGTTATGAACTGGGAGAGATAATAATTAATGGATATTTTTGTGCGGAAGAGCCATCTTGCTTTGGGTTTGAAAATATGCCGCTAGATAGCGATGCATATGAGCTCGAGAATGATGGTGAGTATACAAAACTCATACTTAAAGGATCCTATTTCAGTATGGAACTAGCAAGAGGCGAGGGAAATATTACAATACCCATTATGAAAAAAGAGGAACAAATTGATGAGATAATTATACCCTTCCATATTATAAGGCCAATAACTATAGATTAAATATCGAAAGGAGCAATTCTATGAAAAGCAATATTAAATGGCTAGCAGCAAGCACGGCGCTTGCGACGATGCTAGTTTCGTTTCATGCAACAGCATTCGCGGCGAATGAACAGCCAGTAGAAATAAGAGAGACGGAGAACGTCGCTAAAGTTGCCAATGTCATCGAGAAAGCAAGCCAACCTTGGGGGCTGGCTTCTGCCCCTGACGGCAGCATCATTGTTGTAGGCTCGGGCAGCAATCAGATTAGCAAATGGCAAAATGAGAAGCTTACTCCTGTTACGACAAAGACGGAAGCGGGCTATTTCGATGGGACGATTGCCAATTCAACGTTCAATCAACCGTCTTCTACTGTAGTGAACAGCAAGGGTGTCATTTATGTAAGTGACACCGACAATCACGTTGTGCGCAGAATTGTAAACGATCGAGTATACACGGCTGCGGGAAATGGCAAGCCAGGAAATAAAGACGGCAAATTTGGCGATGCGCAGTTTAACTCCCCAACGGGATTAGCGATAGACAGCAAAGACAATGTTTATGTAGCAGACTCCCTAAACCATGTCATTCGTGTCATCACTCCCGAAGGCGTAACATCTACCTTTGCTGGAGTTGCTGGCGAAACAGGCGGTTACAAGGACGGAAGCGCAGCGCAAGCTTTATTTAATGAACCGATGGGGCTTGTATTCGATGATAAGGGCGGTTTATATGTAGCTGACAGCGGCAATCATCTTATTCGTTATATTTATGATGGAAAGGTCAAGACGGTAGCTGGAAAACCGACAGCTGTCGATGCGCTTACCGGTTATATGGCAGGCGGCTATGGGAATGGCATAAGCGCTGAAGCGCGGTTTAATCGGCCGCGCGGGCTGGCATTTGCCGATGGGGTTTTGTTTGTTGCAGACAGCTTGAATAACCGAATTCGTGCTCTGCAAGCGGATGGAAAAGTCATTTCAATTGCAGGCCAAGGCGCGCCTGGCGATAAAGTTGGAGAGGTTGAACAAGCGCAGTTCAATCAACCGTCTTCCTTGCTGTATTTGAGCGGAAAACTGTACGTAGCCGACACGTTAAACAATAGCGTTAAGGTGCTGGCGGTGAACCCTAAGGCTCTCAATCCTATTCGTACGAAAGAAGAACTGATTGCAGGTACGGAGCTGCTGCCAGCGAGCAAAGATATTCAAGTATGGCTGGATAATAAGCAAGTGAAGTTCACTGCTTTGCAAAAGCCTTTTAAGAGCGGAGAAAAAACATATCTTCCTGTGAGAGCTGTCTTTGGTGCATGGGGGGCGAACATAAAGTGGAATGCTGCGGCCAAGGAAGTGCAGCTGACCAAAAACAACTGGAAGCTTTCACTAAAAGTAAATGCGAAGCATACGGTTATTGTTGAAAAAGGCACTTTATACGTAGATGCACAATATTTAGCTGATGCCGCTTCATTTTTGTTTGCTTTTGATAGTGAATACAATGCTATTATTATGAGTAGTGAGTAATAAGTAGCAAAATTCCCTATCGCTGGAATGGAGGCTGTACAATGACTTTGGAAAACCGCTCGCAAAATAATGTAGACCGTTTCTCAGGCTTTCAAAACGATTACGACCAGCATCGTCCGAAAGCTCCTGCCGCAGTTGTAAATATTTTGACAAGTTATTTGGGAAGAGTGCCAAGCGTTGTGGCGGATGTTGGATGCGGAACGGGGCTGTCCTCCTTTATATGGCTCGGGAATGCGGAGCGAATTGTAGGTTTTGAGCCAAATGACGATATGAGAAGCAAAGCGCTGGCTCATTTGTCTAAGCTCCCCGAGGACCAATCAATTTCCTTCATCAAAGGGTATTCTGACCAGCTTAATTTAGATGCGGACAGTGTTGATATTGTAACCTGCTCGCAGTCATTTCATTGGATGGAGCCCGTCAGCACGCTCTCTGAATTTGCCCGCGTTCTGAAGCCGGAAGGTGTGTTTGCCGCCTATGATTGCGATTGGCCTCCAACGCTGCACTGGGCTGTCGAATTAGAATATAAGCAGCTTATGGATCGTTCTGAGGAGATTATTGCTGCTCATATCCCAGAGAAGGATCAAGCGAGCAAACGAGATAAGGAACAGCATTTAACACAAATTCATAACAGTGGTCTCTTCCGTTTCTCCAAAGAAATCGTGTTCCATAACATGGAGCGCTGCGACGCAGAGCGTTATATTGGTCTGGCTATTAGCCAAGGCGGCATTCAAGCGGTCTTCAAGCTTGGCTCGAAGGCGCTGGAAGAGCAATTGCAAAGCTATCGCAGCAGTGTCGAGCGTTATTTTGCGGGAAGAACACTTGATATCATGTTCAGCTACCGCATGCGGATAGGTGTAAAATAGAGCATTATTAGCGTTTAAATGGTGCAGAAGACAGTCTTGTCGTGAGGACAAGGTTGTCTTCTTTTTTATTGCTAAAATGACCGCAAAACGTATTTGCATGTATAATGCAGGTTAAGTGTGATTTATTGTAAGGAGGACTTAGCTTGTCACCTAGAAATGTAGAAAAAGATAAAATGATGCGTGAAAAAAAGATGCAGCATATTCTCGACTGTGCGCTGAAGGTTATGGCGATTAATGGTTTTCAATTAACGAGCATTCAAGATATAGCGAAAGAAGCAAAGGTTAGTGTGGGTAATGTCTATCACTACTATGCTTCGAAAGAAGAGATATTCAGCGAGGTGCTGCGCTCGGGGCAGACGAATTATGGGAAGTATGTAACCGATTTAGCGGCCATGGATATGGAACCGATCGCTAAGCTTAGGGTAATGCTTGCCTCTTGGCTCTCATTGGAGACAAACTGGGCGTTCACGATTCTCATGCATACGGCAAGGTTATCCGAGTCTACTCCGCCAGACATTAAGAAGGCGATCACGGACCGTTTTACAGTAAACCTAGGCCCTGTCGCTGATATTATGAGTGACGGCATACGTAGGGGAATCATCATTGATGAAGATCCCTTGCAGCTTGCTTTTTATTTTGTAAGCCTTATACAAGGCCTGACACTCCAGCGTCCGCCCGATTATGAGGTGAAGGTGGAGATGAATGTTGAGGCGATTATTCGATTATTTGAGATCAAAAAATAGCTTTTTTAGGCATGCGAAAAAAAAGTTGACAAAGTTGAAATGATAACGCAAAATAAGCAACATAACAAACCGAATGAACATTCAAATTGTAGATTGGTTTGACATATGGGCGAATCGACCAGACCACTGGAGATTTAACGTTAGTTATTATACGCGTTAAGTCTTTTTATTTTACCATAATACCAAGTAATCGGGTGTTAATAATGAAATATCGAATAGGAGGGGCAGCTTATGGCGGCGGAGATGCTCGTAGTACATGAACTTAATAAGACATTTGCAACACCCTCGGGAGATGTCATTGCGCTTGATCGCATTGGGCTTCAGGTGAAACAAGGGGAATTTATTACGATTATTGGACCGAGCGGCTGCGGCAAAAGCACATTGCTCAAAATTGTAGCAGGGCTCGATACCGGTTATGAAGGAACGGTATTGCTGAATGGAAAACCGATTGAAGGACCGAGCATAGAAAAAGGATTTATTTTTCAAGAACCGAGGCTGTTCCCTTGGTTGACGGTGGAGAAAAATATAGCCGCAAATTTATCGCTTCGCAAGCCGGAGGTTCGTAAGCGAGTAGATGAGCTCATCGAGCTTGTAAGGCTGAAGGGCTTCGAACAGTCTTATCCTCGCGAGTTATCTGGAGGCATGGCGCAGCGTGTAGCTATTGCAAGAGCGCTGCTTCGCAGTCCTGATATATTGCTGCTGGATGAGCCGTTTGGCGCATTGGATGCTTTTACTCGGTCGCATATGCAAGAGGTGCTGCTTGATATTTGGCAGAAAAACAAAACGACGATGTTGTTTGTGACACATGATTTGGATGAGGCGGTTTTTCTGGGCGAGCGAGTCGTCATTATGAATCCGCGTCCGGGTCATATTCGAAAAATATTGCCGATTGATTTGCTGTATCCTCGGAAACGAGCAGGCCATGCTTTTCAAGAGATGCGGCACAAGGTGCTGGGTGAGTTTGAGAAGGTTGAGGGACCGGAAATCGATCAAGGCGCGGATATTTAATTAACTATTTTTCACCAAAAATAAAGATCGTCGGGGAGAGAATGAAGATGAACAGATTACGCCTTCTTACGGCAGCAATTATTGTATTAGCGGTATTTATTAGCGGCTGCGCGGCTTCTGGCAATGGAAATTCAGACAAGAAAGAAACGGGCAACGCGGGCAACAAAGCAGCAAAGAGCTATGACGGAGTTACTGTAAAGATCGGATATCAGGGCAGCGGCGGCTTAATGGGCAAAGCGATTGAGGAGAAATGGTTTGAAGATGAATTTGGCAAGCTTGGCGTGAAAGTGGAGTACGCGGAATTTCAGAGCGGCCCTCCAATGACAGAGGCAATTGCTTCTAACCGTCTTGATTTCGCTGGACTTGGCAATATGCCGATCATTGCAGCACAAGCTGCGGACATTAAATTTACTGTCATTTCTCAGGCGCTCGAAGGCAAAAACAATGTCGCGATCATCGTGCCTAAAGATAGCCCGTTTCAAACGGTTGCTGACTTAAAAGGCAAGAAGGTAGCTGTTGCCAAGGGGAGCAACGCATTTAACTTCCTTTACCGCGGCCTTGAAGGTGCGGGGCTTAAAGCATCGGATTTGGAAATTATTCAACTGCAGCCGGATGAAGCGCAACCTGCTTTTGAGACGGGGAAGGTTGATGCATGGGCGACATGGGAGCCGAATATTACGCTGAACACACTGCAGGATAAAGCGAAGGTGCTTGCGGACGGCGAACAGCTGGGCGTGCTTTCTCCTTCCTTCAACATTGTTAGAAAACAATTTGCTGATGATTATCCTGAGCTCGTTACCCTGTATCTGAAAGTATGGAACAAAGCGCTTGCTTGGGAAAATGATAATCGTGCCGAATCCACCGAGCGTTATGCGGCAGAGCGTAAAGTGCCTGCGGCATTAATTGAAGCAATCTTCAATCGCTCCAGGACGATTAATATCCCTGTATCGGACGAAATTATTGCAGAGCAGCAAAAGACGGCGGACTTCCAGTTCGACATTAAAGTCATTCGCAAGAAAATCGACGTGTCCACCGTATTTGATAACAAATTTATTGAAGAAGCGTTGAAATAATACACTGAACAAGAGGAATGGGGCGTTTCTTATGGTTGGAGCTGGCTCAGAAAGCGCATTGCATAAGCCCATCAAAGTAATGAAGAGGCGGCAGAGGAGCCGTCTCTCTATTCAAACGGTTAATCTGCTGCTCAGTTTGCTGCTTCCAGTCGGCTTATTGGCCATCTGGCAAATTGCTGGAATGATGGGGAAGCTCAATCCAACGCTGCTGCCAACACCAGGCTTAATTGTGGAGGAATTCGTTCATTTAACTTTATCTGGTGAGCTGGTTTATCATCTCGGTATTTCAGCTCGTCGTGCGCTGCTTGGATTTTTGCTGGGCGGAGGATTAGGTTTAGTTGTGGGATTATGGGTAGGGTTCTCCTATAAGACGGAAAGGCTCATTGATCCTTCCTTGCAAATGCTTCGTACTTTGCCCCATTTGGCAGTAGCTCCGTTGTTTATTTTGTGGTTTGGCTTTGATGAGACATCTAAAGTGTTATTGATTGCAAAAGGTGCTTTTTTCCCACTGTACGTCAATACCTTTCTTGGTATTCGTTCCGTAGATGGCAAATTGTTTGACGTTGCTCGTGTGCTGCAGTTTAGCCGCTGGCAAATGATTGCGAAGCTTGTTCTTCCAGCATCGCTTCCTAATATCTTTCTTGGCGTGCGACTTTCTATCGGCGTGGCATGGCTTGGGCTTGTTGTGGCGGAAATGATGGGTTCGAGCTCAGGAATTGGTTTTCTGATTAATGATGCGCGTTATCTCATGATTACTTCGGTTGTATTTGTAGGCATTATTATTTTTGCTGCAGTCGGTAAGCTGACGGATTCGCTTGTTAAGCTGCTTGAGAAGAGGCTGCTAAATTGGCAGGACAGCTACAAAGGAGGCAGCAAGTAATGAGCGAACGAACCGCTTCGCGTGAAATGGGCGTTAAGGCAGCTGGTCGGGACTGGTTAAGCGTTATTCCGAAGCCGCTTCATGGCTGGATTGTTCCGGCTTTAATTGTGATTGTCTGGCAGGCGGTCAGCGGGCTTGGTTTGTTGTCTGAAACACTGCTGCCGGCCCCGTCAAATATTGTGAAGAGCTTTGTGTCATTGTGTGAATCGGGAGAGATGGGGAAGCATCTCGGTATTAGCATGTACCGCGCTGGTTTTGGGTTTCTTCTTGGCGGAGCGCTCGGGCTGCTGCTTGGTTTATCTGCGGGTCTTGGCAAAGTGATGGAGAGGACGCTTGATCCTTCGCTGCAAATGCTGAGAACGGTGCCGCTGCTTTCCGTTATTCCGTTGTTTATTTTGTGGTTCGGGATCGGAGAATTTTCAAAGGTGCTGCTTATTGGACTTGGCGCTTTTTTCCCGGTTTATGTAAACACATTTCTTGGTATTCGAAATACGGATGTGAAGCTGTATGAGGTTTCGCGTATTTTCCAATACACGAAGCTTCAGCAGGTAACAAAGCTTATTATACCAGCGGCCTTGCCGAATATTTTATTGGGCGTACGGCTATCGCTTGGCGCTTCGTGGCTGCTGCTTGTTGTTGCAGAAATGATGGGGACGAGTGCAGGTATCGGTTATATGATTCAGGATGCAAGAGCATACTCGCAAACGGAAATTGTTTTTGTAGGCATTATTTTGTTCGCTGTATTTGGCAAGTTGTCGGATTCGGCCATTCGGCTGCTGGAAACCAAATGGCTTCGCTGGCGAGATACGTATAAAGGATGACAAAATGAATCGTTTGGAGAGGCGGTTAACGGATTATGGGGAAACGGCAGGAGCAGCTCCATCTCGGAGCATTTATTTATTATACAGGCCATCATCATGCAGGCTGGCGTCATCCGGAGTCGGGTGTTGAAGGAATGTTTGATGTGAAATTTTATCAGAAGCTTGCGCAAACCGCGGAGCGCGGCAAGTTCGACATGCTCTTCTTCGCGGATCTGCTGTATGCCACTAATGTGGGGCAAGCGGTAGCAGGCATGCTGGAGCCTCTTACGCTATTGTCCGCATTATCGGCTGTTACGGAGAAGATCGGGCTGACTGCAACCGTCTCAACCACATACAACACCCCTTTTAATGTCGCGCGAAAGTTTTCTTCGCTTGATCATATTAGCGGCGGGCGGGCAGGCTGGAATATTGTAACCTCGCAGCTTGATCTGGAAGCTCATAATTACGGGCAGCCCAAACATCCCGAGCACGGCCTGCGTTATAAGATGGCTCGTGAATTTGTGGATGCCACAACCCGCTTATGGGATAGCTGGGAGGATGGCGCGCTTGTGCTTGACCGGGTGTCGGGTCAGTTTGCCGATGAGTCTAAAGTAAGGCCAGTTGATTACAGCGGAGAATGGTACTCCACGAAAGGACCGCTGAATGTGCCGAGATCTCCTCAAGGTTATCCGGTGCTAATTCAGGCAGGCTCATCAGGTCCAGGTCAAGACTTTGCGGCCAGCATTGGCGAAGTTATATTTACGGCGCAGCAATCGCTGGAAGCGGCAAAAATCTTTTATGAGAGTGTGAACAGCAAGCTTGGAGATTATGGAAGGGAACGCGGCAGTCTAAAAATCATGCCAGGCCTCTCCCCGATTCTTGGTGCGACGGAAGAGGAAGCGAAGCGGCGTTATCAAGAGCTGCAGGAGCTCATTCCTGCCGCCCATATTGTCGGCTTCTTATCAGGATTCCTCGGCGTAGATCTAAGCAGCTATTCGCTTGATGATCAGCTGCCGGATATTCCTGATCCTGTTGAAGCATCCAACGGCATGAAGAGCCGTGTTCAGCTTATTATGGATATGGCGCGCAAAGATAAGCTGTCGATGCGGGAGCTTGGAAGCAGAATGCTTGGAGCGAGGGGACATTTGCAGTTTGTTGGTACGCCCGTACAGCTGGCTGACCTTATCGAGCTGTGGTTTGAGGACTATGGCTGCGATGGCTTCAATATCATGGCTCCGGTTCTTCCTGGAGGGCTCGACGACTTCGTTCATTATGTCGTGCCGATTTTGCAGCAGCGTGGACTGTTTCGTGAAGATTACACGGGAGATACCCTTCGTGACCATCTTGGACTTGAACGCCCAAGCGAAGGGCATTTCCGCAACAAACGTCCTGTGGTACAAGAACAAGCGTAACAAGAGCTGAGCGGCAATAGTGAAAAAAACGCAAAGAAGCAAGCAGCTGGCGCTATGATTAGGCGACGGCTGCTTGCTTCTTTGCCGTTGTTGCAGAGAAGGGGGGACTAAGGTTTTGTGAATATTCCGCTCTTTAATAAACACCATCGATTATAAGTAAAATATTTCATGGCAAACCTCCACCTTAAAAATAAGTGATAACGGTTCCAAGACAGCAGCCTCTATTTTATGAAAAATGAATAGGTGACATAGCCGATAGCGATAGCTACCAAACCAAATGCTGCCGTGGAGGAAAGGATACGGAAAAATATTTCCCACTTATCTCTTTTTGTGTTTCGAATGTCCTTGTCCTCATTCCCCTGCGTCTCATGATGTTCTAGATTATCTTGACGAGGCTTAATGATGGGATCACCCGCTTTCTTTATTCCTTCTCTTTGCTTTGCTTATAAACGACAAGTATAGTGCTGCGCTGATAAGTGTTGCCTGAAGTGGCTGTTTTGATCATGGAGCCGTAGCAAATATTAATGACTTGATCGTCGCTCAGTTCTGCCAAAAACTCATTTGCTCTTTTTTCAGCAAAAACAGAATCCGTATCAATAAATTCTTTTACTTGAATCATATTCGTTGTGTCCTCCCTTACCAAATAAATATACAGATAGGCACCCCGCGTCGATAGCAGAATGCCTTCTGACGTCCACCATAGCATTGCGTACTATAAGTGTCAACAGGGAGATTTAATGATCCATTTTAGACAAAAAAAATAGGGGCAGCTTCGCTAAAATAACGAAGCTGCCCCTATTCGGCTGCATTGGTTGTTTAGCTTTTTTTCCAGACGCCTCCATTTAAATATCTGCTTGCCGCTCTTCAGCGTGACCTTGCTCCAGCGTGTGCTGGATTGTTCGAATAGCTCTTTGTAAGAAACTGTTTTATAGAATCCTTTTTTATACTGAGCATTAATCTAGTAATCTCGTTAATTCATGTAAATAAAACTAACATATGTTTTCTTTAATTTAGTAAGGATATAAGCATGAATGAGTGAAAAATAGAGTTAAAGCTCGATGGTTACGCTTTTTTATCCACTTTAATGATTTGTTAACTTATATAACATGAAATAGACTGATGTAGAAGAAAGAGAGAATTATATCGCATAGGAGGAGTTAAACATGACACAAGTTGTAAAGAGCGAGATAGCGAAAAAGATTTTAATTCCACTGCTTGTACTTTCATTGCTTGCAGCGATGGTAGGGGTACTGACAAAAACGGATTTTGTACGCGCGGAGGAAGCGCCGCAGCTGCCGACATTTGATATTCCGGCCCTATCAGCTGAACATCAAGCTTCAAGTCTTCCTAATGTTATTGTTGTTGCAACAGGAGGAACGATTGCGGGTAAGGCAAGCAATAATGATCCTACTAACTTCCAGAGCTATGCGGCTGGTACTTATAAAATGGCAGATATGGTTGCTCAGCTGCCTGGGAAAAATAAAATAGCTGATGTCTCTACCTATCAATTCGGCAACAAGGGTTCGAGTGGCTATAGTATTAGAGATCTTTATGATCTATCGCTTGCGGTAGACGAAGCTCTTAAGATTTATGATAGTGCAGTTGTAACGACGGGTACGGATACGATGGAAGAAATCGCGTATTTCCTCGATCTAACCGTTCGCAGTGAAAAACCGGTTGTTGTTACAGGCTCTATGCGTCCATGGGATGTTATTGGAACGGATGCGCCTGCCAATCTCTATCAAGCTATTAAACTAGCTGGGAGCGGTAAAACAAAATGGTTTGGCACAGTGGTCATGTTGAATGATGTCATTTATGCGGCACGTGAAGTTACGAAGTCAAATTCACACCGTACCGATACTTTTGATGCTCCGATGTTTGGTGCACTAGGTTATGTGGATGACCCGGCTGTTCGTATTTACCGTGCTCCTGCTAGAGCGGCAAAAGCAGGCACACCAGCATGGGCTTCACCATTCGATTTGAAAACCATCTCCAAAGATAGTCTTCCGATAGTAGAAATCGTATACAGCTATCAAGAAGCAGGCGGCGGCGCTATTCGCGGCTTGGTGGAAGATGGCGCGAAGGGAATTGTAACCGCAGGAACAGGCGCTGGCGGTATTTCGTCGAAGCTAAGTGCTGCGCGTTCCGCGGCCATTAAGGATAAAGGTGTCGTATTTGTATCGACAACAAGAACAGGCTCAGGCTCTATCTATGATAGCGGCAGCGGAAGTGTTATTGGCGGAGACAACTTGAACGCGGCGCATGCTCGTATGATGTTGTTGCTGTCCCTAGCATTTACAAACGATGTAAACAAGATTAGAAACTGGTTCACGACTTTTGGCACACAGGATGTAGAAATTTCAGTTGATGAAAATACGGTACTAAGCACGACAGTTGAAGAACCAATCGAAGAGCCTGTTGTGACGGAACCGGTCGTAGTTGTTCCTACACCGGAAGCAGAAGTTCCTGCTGCTTCAGAAGTGCCAGTTCAGCCCACTGCAACAGAAACAACGCCTGAAACAGCACCAGTGACGCCATAATTAGGGGGAGGAGTACGGTTATGACCATAAGAAGTGAATCATCTACAGCAAAGAAAGTTTTCATTCCCCTCCTCATTATGGCTCTCCTCAGTACGATACTGACTGGTTATGCCAGCTCAGTTCGTGCCGAGACTGCAGCACCTCAGCTGCCTACCTTTGATATTCCGGCATTGTCCGAGGAG from Paenibacillus sp. FSL K6-3182 carries:
- a CDS encoding stalk domain-containing protein; protein product: MKSNIKWLAASTALATMLVSFHATAFAANEQPVEIRETENVAKVANVIEKASQPWGLASAPDGSIIVVGSGSNQISKWQNEKLTPVTTKTEAGYFDGTIANSTFNQPSSTVVNSKGVIYVSDTDNHVVRRIVNDRVYTAAGNGKPGNKDGKFGDAQFNSPTGLAIDSKDNVYVADSLNHVIRVITPEGVTSTFAGVAGETGGYKDGSAAQALFNEPMGLVFDDKGGLYVADSGNHLIRYIYDGKVKTVAGKPTAVDALTGYMAGGYGNGISAEARFNRPRGLAFADGVLFVADSLNNRIRALQADGKVISIAGQGAPGDKVGEVEQAQFNQPSSLLYLSGKLYVADTLNNSVKVLAVNPKALNPIRTKEELIAGTELLPASKDIQVWLDNKQVKFTALQKPFKSGEKTYLPVRAVFGAWGANIKWNAAAKEVQLTKNNWKLSLKVNAKHTVIVEKGTLYVDAQYLADAASFLFAFDSEYNAIIMSSE
- a CDS encoding ABC transporter ATP-binding protein, producing MAAEMLVVHELNKTFATPSGDVIALDRIGLQVKQGEFITIIGPSGCGKSTLLKIVAGLDTGYEGTVLLNGKPIEGPSIEKGFIFQEPRLFPWLTVEKNIAANLSLRKPEVRKRVDELIELVRLKGFEQSYPRELSGGMAQRVAIARALLRSPDILLLDEPFGALDAFTRSHMQEVLLDIWQKNKTTMLFVTHDLDEAVFLGERVVIMNPRPGHIRKILPIDLLYPRKRAGHAFQEMRHKVLGEFEKVEGPEIDQGADI
- a CDS encoding TetR/AcrR family transcriptional regulator; this encodes MSPRNVEKDKMMREKKMQHILDCALKVMAINGFQLTSIQDIAKEAKVSVGNVYHYYASKEEIFSEVLRSGQTNYGKYVTDLAAMDMEPIAKLRVMLASWLSLETNWAFTILMHTARLSESTPPDIKKAITDRFTVNLGPVADIMSDGIRRGIIIDEDPLQLAFYFVSLIQGLTLQRPPDYEVKVEMNVEAIIRLFEIKK
- a CDS encoding aliphatic sulfonate ABC transporter substrate-binding protein, which encodes MKMNRLRLLTAAIIVLAVFISGCAASGNGNSDKKETGNAGNKAAKSYDGVTVKIGYQGSGGLMGKAIEEKWFEDEFGKLGVKVEYAEFQSGPPMTEAIASNRLDFAGLGNMPIIAAQAADIKFTVISQALEGKNNVAIIVPKDSPFQTVADLKGKKVAVAKGSNAFNFLYRGLEGAGLKASDLEIIQLQPDEAQPAFETGKVDAWATWEPNITLNTLQDKAKVLADGEQLGVLSPSFNIVRKQFADDYPELVTLYLKVWNKALAWENDNRAESTERYAAERKVPAALIEAIFNRSRTINIPVSDEIIAEQQKTADFQFDIKVIRKKIDVSTVFDNKFIEEALK
- a CDS encoding class I SAM-dependent methyltransferase, with product MTLENRSQNNVDRFSGFQNDYDQHRPKAPAAVVNILTSYLGRVPSVVADVGCGTGLSSFIWLGNAERIVGFEPNDDMRSKALAHLSKLPEDQSISFIKGYSDQLNLDADSVDIVTCSQSFHWMEPVSTLSEFARVLKPEGVFAAYDCDWPPTLHWAVELEYKQLMDRSEEIIAAHIPEKDQASKRDKEQHLTQIHNSGLFRFSKEIVFHNMERCDAERYIGLAISQGGIQAVFKLGSKALEEQLQSYRSSVERYFAGRTLDIMFSYRMRIGVK
- a CDS encoding FecR family protein, which codes for MKTLKLVFVTLLVMAIIMPTSVFAKDTEKAGKITTISGKAEVKKSGGSKKFNAFKGMAITKGDTILTGSDGKVTMDLDSDKEVTIGTDTTLVVSELVKSAKALGGKTSLSLLKGKVLVTIKKKLDGDSRFEIETPTAIMGVMGTQFTVTYENNESYLGVFEGAVKTKHGPGLTDETTVNPNEQLPLNKDGAGVKEKLNYLDLPLVGLEHYLLLLQKDAKADKALIEQVKALIEKKKQEAAAAAGGSGGSQSNSTIVYEDNAGTGGSSGGGGNPVVTPTPTASPTPTASPTPTPTPTASPTPTPTPTPEPVPPTLDLTMFYNHLELYMKNDKTFILPFTTALALNDSSANIVKFEVRQDDAGEFESLDIVETVDIHPSEPNQLVIKLKEAVQYGSIIRITVYENKLKNSETNDVQTNEQVTARGEMEQGFQFINNSEYPPIEFILGKTDYNTTISFRTFGYGMPEWPSEGNSPYIRITRVCPIEETEECYPFFEYNLSGALLFSMTGPDTAMVMLKGNYFAKGNLRPGAYRLSISLMNGSNGQVENFLELDITVRVANPPEALTYAAFMEDEYTLVLPFTTGLAFGNYFPKDGLIIYKCDAVELPEGRTCRNAELPLLNITDIESVAVDQDNQTQLIVKLKDPIAYNSNIDVYVKPNAWKNPVNGDFQENEQHFSLDSKVTASPRFVDFENRPAIVKDKELFIYTHGYELGEIIINGYFCAEEPSCFGFENMPLDSDAYELENDGEYTKLILKGSYFSMELARGEGNITIPIMKKEEQIDEIIIPFHIIRPITID
- a CDS encoding ABC transporter permease, translated to MKRRQRSRLSIQTVNLLLSLLLPVGLLAIWQIAGMMGKLNPTLLPTPGLIVEEFVHLTLSGELVYHLGISARRALLGFLLGGGLGLVVGLWVGFSYKTERLIDPSLQMLRTLPHLAVAPLFILWFGFDETSKVLLIAKGAFFPLYVNTFLGIRSVDGKLFDVARVLQFSRWQMIAKLVLPASLPNIFLGVRLSIGVAWLGLVVAEMMGSSSGIGFLINDARYLMITSVVFVGIIIFAAVGKLTDSLVKLLEKRLLNWQDSYKGGSK